One genomic segment of Rhodothermales bacterium includes these proteins:
- a CDS encoding phage holin family protein, which translates to MATPDPRPVTAPPAPDLPDAPPPISPPPPVPVRAGAPPPVLDDEHLLPVHKGKVGRVTDHVKGAANSLTDWFELRIALLKREVKDEIQTVKDQAAEMGKAYGAVAVLALVSAVVALFVAGFLFSALWGLLLGDEAELWSLTLGFFTLMLLFVIGTLVALRRAKRMQKKLPLFSGDEPAPVTDRHAAPSTP; encoded by the coding sequence ATGGCAACTCCTGATCCTCGTCCGGTCACGGCCCCTCCCGCCCCCGATCTCCCCGACGCTCCGCCCCCGATCTCCCCGCCCCCGCCCGTTCCCGTCCGTGCCGGCGCGCCGCCACCCGTGCTCGACGACGAGCACCTGCTCCCGGTTCACAAGGGGAAAGTGGGCCGCGTCACGGACCACGTGAAAGGCGCGGCGAACAGCCTCACCGACTGGTTCGAGCTGCGGATCGCCCTCCTGAAGCGCGAGGTGAAAGACGAAATCCAGACCGTCAAGGATCAGGCGGCGGAGATGGGGAAGGCCTACGGGGCCGTCGCCGTCCTCGCCCTCGTCTCGGCCGTCGTCGCCCTGTTTGTGGCCGGCTTCCTATTCAGCGCGTTGTGGGGACTCTTGCTCGGCGACGAAGCCGAACTGTGGTCGCTCACGCTCGGGTTCTTCACCCTCATGCTCCTCTTCGTGATCGGTACGCTCGTGGCACTCCGCCGAGCGAAGCGAATGCAGAAGAAGCTCCCCCTCTTCAGCGGCGACGAGCCCGCCCCCGTTACGGACCGCCACGCAGCGCCTTCCACACCCTGA
- a CDS encoding NifU N-terminal domain-containing protein, translating to MPPFTVQPTPNPNSLKFTTSGRPFIEQGMGAFASAAEAEGDPIGAPLFAVPGVMNVLVLPPFVTVTKRPDADWNAVLPAVERILTAHLEG from the coding sequence ATGCCGCCGTTTACCGTTCAGCCCACGCCGAACCCTAACAGCCTCAAGTTCACCACCTCAGGCCGCCCCTTCATCGAGCAGGGTATGGGCGCGTTCGCGAGCGCCGCCGAGGCCGAGGGCGACCCGATCGGCGCTCCGCTCTTCGCCGTGCCGGGCGTGATGAACGTGCTCGTCCTCCCCCCCTTCGTCACCGTCACCAAAAGGCCGGACGCTGATTGGAACGCTGTGCTGCCCGCCGTCGAACGCATTCTGACCGCCCACCTCGAAGGCTGA
- the rnd gene encoding ribonuclease D: protein MIDTPQQLENLIDRARQARRVALDTEFVWERTYYAGLGLVQLGLSRDEVYLIDTVAIDDLSALGALIADPDVVKILHDAQQDLMILYRATGGAPRSIFDTRLAGGFVGLTATTSLQALIGATVDVHLPKGESRSDWLRRPLREAQLEYARDDVRYLPDAFDVLWARIDALDRRAWVEEEMAQYDDLSLYTEDDPFERYRSVKGRGKRGFSPLDYAVLRELTAWREQEARHRDRPRGHIVKDDVLVTLAQRKPTNDGALRDVQGVSDNAVRNYGDAIVEAVKRGLDVPKSDRPKPTRRRRKDDTEIARFDLAQALIKGRSLSHEIDPGLIGNRASVERLVAAGPGADPAEHPVLRGWRREFVGEAVLDLLRGEGSVSVDPETDLPRLVPNSEQTPS from the coding sequence GTGATTGATACCCCGCAGCAACTCGAAAACCTTATCGACCGCGCCCGCCAGGCCCGCCGCGTCGCCCTCGACACCGAGTTCGTCTGGGAGCGGACGTACTACGCCGGCCTCGGCCTCGTCCAACTCGGCCTCTCACGCGACGAGGTCTACCTCATCGACACCGTCGCGATCGACGATCTGAGCGCGCTCGGCGCGCTGATCGCGGACCCCGACGTGGTCAAGATTCTCCACGATGCGCAGCAGGACTTGATGATCCTCTATCGCGCGACGGGGGGCGCTCCGCGTTCGATCTTCGATACCCGCCTCGCCGGCGGCTTCGTCGGGCTCACGGCGACGACCTCGCTGCAAGCGCTCATCGGCGCGACGGTCGACGTCCACCTTCCAAAAGGGGAGTCGCGCTCCGATTGGCTGCGGCGCCCGCTCCGCGAGGCGCAACTTGAGTACGCCCGCGATGATGTCCGCTATCTCCCCGACGCGTTCGACGTGTTGTGGGCGCGGATCGACGCGCTCGACCGCCGGGCGTGGGTGGAGGAGGAGATGGCGCAGTACGACGACCTCTCGCTTTACACCGAAGACGACCCGTTCGAGCGCTACCGGAGCGTGAAGGGGCGCGGCAAGCGGGGCTTCTCGCCGCTCGACTACGCTGTGCTCCGCGAGCTGACGGCGTGGCGCGAGCAGGAGGCCCGCCACCGCGACCGCCCGCGCGGCCACATCGTGAAAGACGATGTCCTCGTCACCCTCGCCCAACGCAAGCCGACGAACGACGGCGCCCTGCGCGACGTGCAGGGCGTGAGCGACAACGCCGTGCGGAACTACGGCGACGCCATCGTCGAGGCCGTCAAGCGCGGGCTCGACGTGCCGAAGTCGGATCGGCCGAAGCCGACCCGCCGCCGTCGAAAGGACGACACCGAGATCGCCCGATTCGACCTCGCGCAGGCCCTCATCAAAGGGCGCAGCCTCAGCCACGAGATCGACCCCGGCCTCATTGGGAATCGGGCGTCCGTCGAACGCCTCGTCGCCGCCGGACCGGGCGCGGACCCCGCCGAGCACCCGGTGTTGCGCGGGTGGCGGCGCGAGTTCGTCGGCGAGGCCGTCCTCGACCTCCTGCGGGGCGAAGGCTCGGTCTCCGTCGATCCCGAGACCGATTTGCCTCGCCTCGTCCCCAACTCCGAACAGACGCCGTCATGA
- a CDS encoding thioredoxin family protein: MTLPRTIRYAAPLMLAVLWLAQPAAAQDRNALEIGAALPTADRSMQNVTGSPTSFGQAMGDRGLAVLFWSNTCPWVAKYEDRVLALAEEYQAAGIGFVVVNSNDPNAYPEEGTAAIQQHASAKGYPFAYVVDEGSDAAEAFGASRTPQVFLFNTDRRLVYEGTVDDSPSDASQVEEEYFRDAMNQLIAGTAITVQKTKAFGCTIKFY, encoded by the coding sequence ATGACTCTACCCCGTACGATCCGATATGCGGCGCCTCTGATGCTAGCCGTGCTGTGGCTCGCCCAGCCCGCCGCCGCGCAGGACCGCAACGCCCTCGAGATCGGCGCCGCCCTCCCGACCGCCGACCGCTCGATGCAGAACGTCACCGGGTCGCCGACCTCGTTCGGGCAGGCAATGGGGGATCGGGGCCTCGCCGTGCTCTTTTGGAGCAACACGTGCCCGTGGGTGGCGAAGTACGAGGACCGCGTGCTCGCACTCGCCGAGGAGTATCAGGCGGCCGGCATCGGCTTCGTCGTCGTTAACTCGAACGATCCGAACGCGTACCCCGAGGAGGGCACGGCGGCGATCCAGCAGCACGCGAGCGCGAAGGGGTACCCGTTCGCCTACGTCGTGGACGAAGGTTCGGACGCGGCGGAGGCGTTCGGCGCCTCACGCACGCCGCAGGTGTTCCTCTTCAACACCGATCGCCGGCTCGTCTACGAAGGCACCGTCGACGACAGCCCGTCCGATGCGTCGCAGGTGGAGGAGGAGTACTTCCGCGATGCGATGAACCAGCTCATCGCCGGCACCGCGATCACGGTGCAGAAGACGAAGGCGTTCGGCTGCACGATTAAGTTCTACTAG
- a CDS encoding TlpA disulfide reductase family protein: protein MPEPRLLYASLILAVTLSLAACSERGPGELVIQPVTAEELIDEIRDADADLVVVNFWASWCMPCREEFPEFVRFSRETDPDDVQVRFVTVDFEEDLPFAAQFLRENGVGGTTFVKNGKEGPFINVINPGWSGAIPATAIYDRDGNRLAFWEGKVTYDQLLRRVSEARQAS from the coding sequence ATGCCAGAACCTCGCCTCCTCTACGCCTCATTGATACTCGCCGTGACGCTGTCGCTCGCGGCCTGTAGCGAGCGCGGCCCCGGCGAACTCGTGATCCAGCCCGTCACAGCCGAGGAACTGATCGACGAGATACGGGACGCGGACGCCGACCTCGTCGTCGTCAATTTCTGGGCTTCGTGGTGTATGCCGTGCCGCGAGGAGTTCCCCGAGTTCGTCCGCTTCAGCCGCGAGACCGACCCCGACGACGTGCAGGTCCGCTTCGTGACGGTGGACTTCGAGGAGGATCTCCCGTTCGCCGCCCAATTCCTGCGCGAGAACGGGGTGGGCGGCACGACGTTTGTTAAAAACGGGAAGGAAGGTCCGTTCATCAACGTGATCAACCCCGGCTGGTCCGGGGCGATTCCCGCGACGGCCATCTACGACCGCGACGGCAACCGGCTCGCGTTCTGGGAGGGGAAGGTCACCTACGACCAACTCCTCCGCCGCGTCAGCGAAGCACGGCAGGCCAGCTAG